The genomic interval GAAGTGGCAAGCCCATCCGTCTGCAACTCGGACAAGTTAAAGTAAACGGCATAAGTAAGGAAGCATATAGGCTCAGTATTTCAGCAGAAGGGATTACTATTACTGGCAGCGACCCAGCCGGTGTATTCTATGGAATCCAGAGTTTAAAAGCCTTAGTTCCTTACAGTGTATACAATAGACCTAGTGGTACTGTAGTGTCTTTTTCGCTGCCATATCTCACCATTGAAGATGCCCCCCGGTTTGAATTTCGGGGATTGCACCTGGATGTAGGCCGTAATTTCCAGACCAAAGAAACGATTCTCCGCACCCTGGATATACTGTCTTTTTATAAGATCAACCGCTTTTTGTTCTACACCACCGAAGATGAAGGCTGGCGGGTTGAAATTAAAGGATTGCCAGAACTAACAGAAGTTGGCGCACAGCGGCAGCATACTACCGGAAAAGAAACACCTGTTCTTCACCCCTCCTATGGTTCCGGGCCCGTGGCCAAAGAAAAGGGCAAGCATGGCAGCGGCTATTATACACGTCAGGATTTTATAGATATTCTTAAATATGCCAATGAACGGCACATTAAAGTAATACCCGAAGTAAATTTTCCGGGACATGCCAGGGCAGCTATTAAGGCCATGGAAGCCAGGTATGAACGCCTCATGAAAGAAGGCAAAAAAGAAGAAGCAGAAGAATACCGCCTGATTGATCCGGATGACAAATCAGAGTATCTGTCGGCCCAGGGCTATAAAGATAATGTGGTAAGTGTAGCTAGAGAATCTACTTACCGTTTTTATGAAAAAGTAGTGGATGAAATCGCCGCCATGTATCAGGAAGCTGGTCTGACAATGGATGTATTTCATACTGGTGGCGATGAAGTACCGGAAGGTTCCTGGACCAAATCACCGATGGCGAGTGAACTGATGGCCAAACAACCAGAAATAAAAGATCCTAAAAATCTGCAGGCTTATTTCTTCGGCAGATTATTGCCAAGGCTGGAAAAGCGGAATCTGCAGATCCATGGGTGGGAGGAAGTTGCTTTGCTCAAAAATGCGGAGGGAAAATACATACCTAACCCGGCTTTTGCTGGTAAAAATGTAGTGCCTTATATCTGGAACAACATATTTGATTATGACCTGGGTTACCGCCTGGCGAATGCTGGCTATAAGGTAGTGCTGTGCAATGTAACTAACTTTTATTTTGACATGTCCTACAACAAAGATCCGCAAGAGCCTGGTTTATACTGGGCCGGTTTTGTAGATACCCGCAATACCTGGACTTTCGCCCCGTACGATATGTTTAAAACTACCCTAAAAACTTCCTTAGGCCGCGAAATTAAAGCCAGTGAATTTGAAGGCAAAGAACGATTGAAACCGGAAGCGAGGAAAAATATCTTGGGTGTAGAAGCGCAAATGTGGTCAGAAACAATTAAAGGGCGGGAGATGCTGGAATACTATATGTTGCCTAAGCTGATGGGATTTGCCGAAAGTGCCTGGTCACCACAAAGAGTCTGGGAAACCATAGACAATAAGGAACAAAGAGAAGTTGCCCTTAATAAAGGCTGGAATATCTTTGCCAATACTTTAGCGCAACAAGAACTTCCCAGGCTGAGCCGCCTCAACGGTGGTTATAACTACCGCATTCCTTTACCAGGAGCCATTATTGCCAACGGCATGCTGCAAGCCAATACAGAATTTCCAGGACTTATCATTCGCTATACTACCGATGGTAAAGAGCCCGATAAAAATTCTCCGCAATACACAGCTCCGGTACAGGTATCTGGCCCGGTGATGCTGAAATGCTTTGATGCTGCAGGAAAATCGAGCCGTACTGCTATAGTAAAACCAGGTGAAGGTGAAGCGCTATAATAATAAAGGCTTTATCTGCTACTCTCACACAAGTAAAGTCCTAATTTACTTGCTTGGGAGTCATTATTTATTTCAAACCAGGTAGCCTTTCATGGAACAATATTCCTGACTGATGCACCTTGAGAAAAGATACATCACACTTTCACATGTGGTTTTGCTTGCGTATATTGAGGCATCTAATACGCAAAATACGTAGCCGGAAAAAAGTAATTTTTATTTAGCTTTTGCCGGAAGCCAGTATAAAATGGCTCTCTCTTTTAGCTATCTATAGTTTGTTTGCTATAAATTAATAGGTGGCTCTTCTTAATACGCTGTACTCATTACTTGCTGCTACTTATAAAGCTATGATTAAGATAATTTTACTCAGTGACTTTGCAGAAGAATATTTTAAATGCCTGCTTCGGGGCATTACCCGTTATTCAGTAGATCATGGCCCCTGGGCTTTTTGCCGCATGCCGCCTTTCTACAGGGAAACCATTGGTATAGAGGGTATATTGTTGTGGGCGAAAGACTGGGGTGCACATGGAATTATCGGCCAGTTTTATAATCATTCGGAAGTAGGAAAATTTACAGAAGCTGGCATTGCAGTTATTGCGCAAGATCTACAGGAGCGTTTTGAAGGAATTCCTAATATCACTGGCGCCTATCAGGAAACCGGCCGGAAAGGTGCTGAATACTTTCTCAAAAAAGGATTTAAAAATTTTGCGTTTTATGGTTTCCAGAATATTGTATGGTCCCGGGAGAGGGCTGAAGGATTTGAAGCCGAAGTACAGGAGGGTGGCTATAAGGTTCATTATTTTGAACCAGAGGAGGCTACTGCTATGGGATTATGGTATTATAAACCTTCAGCCTTAAGCAGATGGCTAAAATCGCTGCCCAAACCTATTGCTTTAATGACTTGTGACGATAACCAGGGTCATCACATCAGTGAAGCTTGCCGCCATGCTGGCATACGCATTCCGGAAGATGTAGCGGTATTAGGCGTAGATAATGATGAAACGCTCTGCTGTATTTCTGATCCTCCTTTGTCCAGTATCAGCCTGGATGCCGAAAAAGGAGGATATGAAGCGGCCAGGCTGATCGAATATATGATCACTAACAGAGATTTTAATCCATATGATATTGTAGTGAAGCCCACCCAGGTGATTACCCGGCAGTCTACAGATATTTATGCCACCAACGATAAATACATTGTAAGTGCCCTCAAATACATTCATCAGAATATAGACAAAAACCTGAAAGTGGAGCAGGTATTAAAGGAAGTCCCTTTATCGAGGCGGTCACTGGAAAAACGGTTTTTGCAAATTACCGGCTATCCGGTATACGAGTACATCTACAATCTGCGCATAGAAAAATTCACCCAGAAACTGCTGGAAACCGATATGACCATTTTTGAAATTGCCCTGGACTTAGGTTTGAACGACAGTAAAAATATCGCCCGCCAGTTTAAACAGATCAAAGGCCTTACGCCGGTAGAGTACCGCAAGAATTACCTCATTAGCAAGTAAATAACTTAGGAATTTTCAAAATAAATGATGAAAAATAACTACGACTATGTTGAGTTTACTTATACAGATAAGGTTTCCTTTGAGAGCTTCAGAAAATTGTTTACTAACATGCAAGAGTATAAGAATCTTTCTGCTAATGAAGCCAAAAATTATGAAGATGTAGATTGGGAGCAGTTTTTAACTGAAAAAGCCAAAGAATGCTTTAGCCATGCTTTTGACTTTCGAAGTGAAGAAGGAAGGATATATCAGAAATTATGGGAGTTAACTACCCCAGAAATACGTACAAGAAGTTTAAAACTTATTCCACCCGGTCCTTGGGAGTTTGAATCAGTTATCACTGCTATTTTCAACTGTGACTATTACTTGGTAGAATTGGAAGACAAAGGGGAAGGGAATGCTATTTTGTATCTCGATTTCTGGGCATTTCCTTTTGGTGGTATGGATAGTATGTGGCAATTATTACAGGCATATGGGTTTGAAATCAATTATGATTCGTATTTTGAAGGTAAACCTCCATTTGAAATTAGTCAATGGGATTATGCCTTAGCTAAAGAATTAGTAAATCAGAAAAAAGGTTTAAAAGATTAATCACCGAACCTAATTTCGCATTGAGAACGCCAACCTATTAATTTCTAATACATACCTTATAATAGCAAAATAGGCATGTGTTAGTATGTTGAATGCTCAATGAAACTGGTATTACATCCATTAATAGCCAAAACAATAATTAGGCTTTCTGAGTAGCTTAATACTTTCTTGCTAATCCATCACTACTGATTTTTCACCAAAACGTTTCTGGCTTCCAGGTAACTCCCCATGCGAATGAATTGCAATAAAAGCAAGTACGGCAAGTATAGCCATGATACACAAGCTGCTAACTACCCATCGTTGCGCATGACTTGGTGGGGCTTGAACTACCAAGCCAGGTTGTAATTTGGACAGACCAAACAGAACAATGCCCAGGTTTACAAGATACAAGTATTGTTCAGGCAACTGCGTATGAAAAGGCGTACCGGTAATGAGAAAACTCAAGAATATGTAAACTCCAAAATACCAGATAAAAACAGTTCTAAC from Rhodocytophaga rosea carries:
- a CDS encoding family 20 glycosylhydrolase → MKSSIFSLLVVLAFLLLYSCKPGNSENNTTSEASTYDKLAVRWEQVSNLAGEDNVFEAKFTLTNNSNITLTGNKWALFFSMSPRPIQPNKTPQPATVQHINGDWYKMIPEANFSLESGKSVDVTYWGKEGMIKEIDGPLGLYVVWYDEKGAEEKITQIADYQVTPFTRPEQMNRNKEDVEPIPTAALRYKNNQAMSQIPADQLQKIVPSPVSLKLGKGELEVSGSMSVEAGKELENEATYLGKSMDELTAMSFSTEKGSGKPIRLQLGQVKVNGISKEAYRLSISAEGITITGSDPAGVFYGIQSLKALVPYSVYNRPSGTVVSFSLPYLTIEDAPRFEFRGLHLDVGRNFQTKETILRTLDILSFYKINRFLFYTTEDEGWRVEIKGLPELTEVGAQRQHTTGKETPVLHPSYGSGPVAKEKGKHGSGYYTRQDFIDILKYANERHIKVIPEVNFPGHARAAIKAMEARYERLMKEGKKEEAEEYRLIDPDDKSEYLSAQGYKDNVVSVARESTYRFYEKVVDEIAAMYQEAGLTMDVFHTGGDEVPEGSWTKSPMASELMAKQPEIKDPKNLQAYFFGRLLPRLEKRNLQIHGWEEVALLKNAEGKYIPNPAFAGKNVVPYIWNNIFDYDLGYRLANAGYKVVLCNVTNFYFDMSYNKDPQEPGLYWAGFVDTRNTWTFAPYDMFKTTLKTSLGREIKASEFEGKERLKPEARKNILGVEAQMWSETIKGREMLEYYMLPKLMGFAESAWSPQRVWETIDNKEQREVALNKGWNIFANTLAQQELPRLSRLNGGYNYRIPLPGAIIANGMLQANTEFPGLIIRYTTDGKEPDKNSPQYTAPVQVSGPVMLKCFDAAGKSSRTAIVKPGEGEAL
- a CDS encoding DNA-binding transcriptional regulator, with amino-acid sequence MIKIILLSDFAEEYFKCLLRGITRYSVDHGPWAFCRMPPFYRETIGIEGILLWAKDWGAHGIIGQFYNHSEVGKFTEAGIAVIAQDLQERFEGIPNITGAYQETGRKGAEYFLKKGFKNFAFYGFQNIVWSRERAEGFEAEVQEGGYKVHYFEPEEATAMGLWYYKPSALSRWLKSLPKPIALMTCDDNQGHHISEACRHAGIRIPEDVAVLGVDNDETLCCISDPPLSSISLDAEKGGYEAARLIEYMITNRDFNPYDIVVKPTQVITRQSTDIYATNDKYIVSALKYIHQNIDKNLKVEQVLKEVPLSRRSLEKRFLQITGYPVYEYIYNLRIEKFTQKLLETDMTIFEIALDLGLNDSKNIARQFKQIKGLTPVEYRKNYLISK